From Phenylobacterium immobile (ATCC 35973), a single genomic window includes:
- a CDS encoding RcnB family protein → MKRLMTAAAAVLILSGSAASAFAAPRHDDQRYDQRDDRRMNGRHDNGRHNGWRKGGRIERADWNRGQRIDYRRHHLAAPRRGYEWRQVDGNYILAAAATGVIVSIILANH, encoded by the coding sequence ATGAAGCGCTTAATGACCGCCGCCGCCGCCGTTCTGATCCTCAGCGGTTCGGCCGCCAGCGCCTTCGCTGCGCCGCGCCACGACGACCAGCGCTACGACCAGCGCGACGACAGGCGCATGAACGGCCGTCACGACAATGGCCGCCACAACGGCTGGCGCAAAGGCGGCCGCATCGAGCGCGCTGACTGGAACCGCGGCCAGCGGATCGATTACCGCCGCCATCATCTGGCCGCGCCGCGCCGCGGCTATGAATGGCGCCAGGTTGACGGCAATTACATCCTGGCCGCCGCGGCCACCGGCGTGATTGTCTCGATCATCCTGGCGAACCACTAG